Within Macaca nemestrina isolate mMacNem1 chromosome X, mMacNem.hap1, whole genome shotgun sequence, the genomic segment tcctgtcacagcctcccgagtagctgggaccacaggtgcgtgccaccacttccggctaatttttgtatatatatatatttttaatagagacagggtttcaccacgttggccaaactgatttggaactcctgacttcaggtgatctgcccacctgccttggcctcccaaagtgctgggattacaggcatgagccaccgcaccagggcAAGAgggtcaaatttcaacatgagttttccTGGAGACAAACCTACCATACCCAAGTCATAGCAACGTCTGTGTACAAATTTCTCCCTCTTCTAATAACAGCAGTCATGTTAGATTAGGGGTCCACCCAACCTCATCTGAAATTAACTAATTATATTTGCAataaccctatttccaaataaggtcacattctgaggtacctgGGGTCAGgacatcaacatatgaatttttcaggaaacacaaaataaactatgtgtattttgccacaataaaaaaatgtttaaccttcTCCTGTGCAGTAAACTGCTTCAAGGGCACCTATGGAAACATCTCCATGTGAACCTCACTGTCCAGGAGGCTGCTTTCACAATAAACACCATAGAAAGCTCTTGACAGATATAGTCTCCACAATCATTTGAACAACAGCCACTCCCATCTCCTCTGCTCTCCCCTGTATTGCTacttgttgctgctgctgctgctgctggaatGTTGATAATTACTCATCCTGGGATCCCTTACAGAGGGTTGTGTGCCACAGTTTACCAGGTGTTGCTAATAATATGCCTTATTATAAGGTTTGGGAATGAGAAGTAATGTTTTAGTTCTACCAAAAATGGTTGCGGTGTGAAGGGTGAATTAGGCAGGTGGGACTGGCGAATGTGGGAATTTTGGGCAGGTGCGCATGGTGAATGTGGGATGTTTAGGCAGGTGTGCATGGTGATTGTGGAATTTTTGGGCATGTGTGAATCATGAATGTGAAATGTTTGGGTAGGCGTGAAGGGTGAATGTGGGAATGTTTGGGCAGGTGTAAATGATGAATGCGGAATGTTTTGGCAGGTGTGAATGGTGAATGTGCAAGTGTTCAGGCAGGTGTGAATGATGAGTGTGCGAGTGTTTTTTATGGCTACGGGATTCCACTACTAATCACCTGCCTCAGAATTTCAGGAGGCAGAGACATTTGGCAGAGGTTTCCTCCAGTTGCCTGACCACCAGGTATATTTCAGTGGACTCCAAATCCAGTATGATTTCCATTATGTCTGCAGGTTTTATGAGACCTGATGATTCTTCACTACTATTTTCTGTACACATATACTTTAATAACACATGAATTCATGATAAGAAATGTAACAAATCTGACTTTCTCAGTTACACTCCACTCAAAAACACATGAGTTTTGTCTGTTTGATTAGTACTTCCATTCCTGGTAAGGTTCAGCAAGAGATGAGCTTTCTGGACTTCAGTGACTACATCCTACCTTGCGGGGTACTTgcaagaatgaaataaatgataGTGATAAGAGTAGTAAAAATAGTAGTAAAAGAAGGCTAGATtcagtgactcacgcttgtaatcccagcactttgggagggaggctgaggcgggaggatggcatGAGcgcaggagttccagatcagcctggggaacatggcgcAACCCTCCACTCTTGTCTACAATAAGGTTAACAAAATTTAGTCCActgtggtgtcacacacctgtactGCCAGCTACTAGGAAGATGACAtggcaggatcccttgagcaAAGAGTTCCAGACAGTAGTGAGCCATGGCAaagtcagtgcactccagccagggtcaCCCTGTGAGACTTGGTGTCAAAAACAAACAGTTTTAATATAAAACCAACAGTCATACTGTTATGGGCTGAGTTGTGTCTGCACAAAATTCATATGGTGAAGTCTTAACCCCTAGAACCTCAGACTGTAACTGTATGAGAGATAGATGGGGTCTTTAAACAGGTAATTAAGTGAAATGCGGTCATTAGAGTGGGGTCTAAGGCAATGTGcctggtgcccttataagaagaggaaatgaggACACAGACATGTTCAGAGGGAGGGCAaaggaagacacagggagaaaagaGCTGCCTACAAGGCAAGGAGGGAGGCCTTAGAAGAAAccaactctgctgacaccttgatctcagacgtgtagcctccagaattgtgagaaaatacatttttgttgtttaagtcacccagtcgaTGGTAGTTTTTGATGGCAGCCTTAACAAACCAATGGAAATACTTTTAGTGCCCCTCAGGAGGTGAGCATTATCCTATCTATTTTATGACTTAGAACTCCTGCTCCTCCTACTAATATAATGAGCATGTAATGATGCCTGTATCTGAGCAACTGAGCAGTGATGAGAAAACTTCAAACTTTGGGAATTATTTTACCTTAAGTCCATGACCACGACAGAATTGCTTCTCCCTTTCACACTCATCCTACTTCCACTACTACAATACTCTCACGAATTCCCAGGAACCCTCCTCCATTTGAATGACCTATCCTAATGATTCATTCAGAAGACAGACACTATCTGCTGGGAATTCTCAGAGCATTCAAAATCCAGTCTACCCCTGTCGGGCCTGGCATTCTCTGCCTCCCTTGTGCATACAATGCTCCTAATGGAAGCAAGCCCCTCACCTCAGCCCAGGATCCCATAACTCCCACTTTCCCAAGCGCTTTGCTGCTGCAATGATCATTCCTCTCTCCTGAACCATCAATGGTTCCCTCTGTATTGGATCACTCCCCAAGCTGAGGAGGGAACTCACTTTCTTCCCCCATGTCCTTCTATAGCTACAAATACATTTATCTGCTGCCCTTCAAAGCAAAACTGCCTCAACATATACAATCCACTTCATTGGAGTCATTTTCCAAAACTACCTGGAAAGGAAAATGAACCAGAACAGCTGAAACAATGCTGAATTATAACTTTAGGGAACTCACACTACGTAATATTAAGAGTGATGTTAATTCTATAGTAATCAAGAGAATGTGGTAATTTGGAAAAATCAACACATCAGAATGGAGTTCACCGATAGACTCACAGACATGATATATTGTTTCAGCATAGGTGGTATGTAATGGAGAAAGAGTGTGTTTTCGTGAAACAGTGTTATTTTCCTCCTGCCCCTTGGCCactacattgattgatttttattcCCCTGGGTCCCTTCCCTGTGTTTATCCCTTTGCACTTCAGCTGCTCTTCTGTTTAGTGGCCTCTCTGCCCCACCATAGTGTGACAGCCCCCACAGCAAGTACCAGGTGTTGTTGGTTGTTCTTCCAATTTCCAGCATCCCAAGTATTTCTTGTAACATGGCAGGCCACTCGTGCATGTCTACTGAAttgatgaattaactttttgtaATGATCCTAACAGAAAAACATCTCCCTTGTTTGGGAGTCTTTATTGGAGATATGTTTCTAGACACCTTACATATGGTCTTTGGTTTTGTACTGGACACTCTACGGTAAAGGCTCTGCATGGTGCTCTGGAGCTCCTGCAGGTACCACATAGGGGAAGTAGGCAAAGCTAGACTACAGGCTAACCTGAGTCTGGGCAGAATATCCTGAATGTCCTTGGAACAAGGAAAGATAGGCAGCATGGTGGGAACTGCCATAGGTATTTTCGCACCAGCTCCCTATCTGCCTTGAGGCTGACACCAGGCCATTCTTCATCCATCTCCCTAGTTGGAGGTAAGCACAGGCCTTTCTTCATCATAGGGTACAGTTGTGGAGTGTAAAATTGCTCACTGCCTTAGGGCATGGGGTGGACTCCCCACCGGCCAAAGACCAACCATCTGTGCCATCCATCACTGAGTACCTCCCATTCACTGTCACACTATGGGAATAGGGATATGGTGCTTACACAATGCTGATCTTGCTTTTGCTTTGTCTACGAGCAATCAACCACTTGGATCTGTTTGGGCTCATTGTCTCCATATTGGCCAAATTTAAGAATATGTGAAAAGGCAAACTAATGATTTTAGTGGTGATCCTCATGTCCCTGTTAGATACCACAGTGCTGCCTAGGGACTGCTTGAGCAATTGACACACTAATGTATTGAGTTGCGTGGTGTAGCATAGACAGAATATTGATTTATTCTTCATGGCATCACACACAGCAAATAAGTTTTCAGCACATACTATTAACTTACGTTTGGCCTTGTCACACCTCAGTTATTTACAAATTAACTTTAGAATCTATGCCGTGGGTGACACCAGCTACACTGCTATGAAACTAACATATTTAaatcagatatttattttctgaattcaaatgtattttaaaagttgacaTTCTTACTTAAAATTCAAAAGCAGGTTATCACACACTAGAAAGGCAGctgtaagaaaaaatgaaatgacaaagtttgaaatctaaaggaaaaaaggaaatctaaCTAGGAAGCCAAATTTATCTGCATGTAAAGCCTGCTTGatgttatttcctttattcttcatAGCAAGTATTTTTAGTTTACATATTGTAATTTCTActttagaaatggaaaaacagtccCAAAGGGTGTAAGTATCTTGCCCACCATATCAAGGGCACTGTGTGAGAGGCAGGATGGAAACCCATGGCTACTTCATGCCATAGCCTGTAAAGAGACAGTGTAGGTAGGACCCAAGCCATCTTGCTTCAGCAGGTTGCCCTGGTTGCTTGACCCTTTCTTCTACCTAGGCCCTAATTCTCTCATCTAGCTCTATAGCCCAGGGACTTCTCACATGTTCTGTGGCAAGCGGGATACCCTAGGAAAGGAAGGAGATGAGGAGACACAACACGGGGTATGGCCGAAGGGGCAGGGGGCTTCTGTGCCCACTAGGGGCATGCCCTCCATATGTTAAGCTAGCCAGAAGCTCTCTGAATCCTGTCCTTTTGATTTTGATGAAGATTTTCATTATGTAAGTGTGACTGATTAAACTGTTGTCCCGCCTTTGGGGATCAACTTAACCTTCTGTCCCTCTCCCTTCCTGAAGGTTGAGCAgagggctgaaagtcccaacacTCTTATTCCCCAGCCTAGAGCTACCTAGGTGCTGCCAGCAATGCACTAGCATACAAAAAGAAACCACTTTGTGGAGATTCTAAAAATTGTAGGAGTTGTGTGCCAGGAAGCAGGGTCTAGgaccaaatatgtatttcataataTCATCCCTGTGCACACCAGCTCAatcagaatacaaaatttcaaaaatgatacttaactttttaaaaatagagtctctatctcaaaaaaaaaaataataataacctcttcctggacctcctgggctcaaggcatcctccacCCTTTggctctagagtagctgggaagAGAGCTACATAGAGACATGCATACATTATGCattcactcttttatttttgtagagagtcttgttctgttgccccatgtggtctcaaactgctgagctcaagcaatcctcctgcctcggcatcccaaagtgctgggattacaggcgtgggaaACCGCACCCAGCCACGATTTTCAATATTATCAAATACCTGGGAAGGAAGTGAACAAAAGATGAGCAGGCCTTCTTTGGTGAAAGCTgcaaaactttattgagatagTTTAAGTCAAATATCTAATATAAGACCGGTTTGCGTTGTTTCAGCTTTTCTTCATTTAAACTTGTGGTTGCCCTTCACCTGTAACAGAAACATAACAGGTGGGAACATTACTAGCAGAACTGTGTTTAGATGACATTAAGGATATGGAAAAGACACCAGAGTTTTAGTTTTCTACAATGGACAAAAACAGAAGCCTAAGAGTCACCCTTTTGCTTACATTCAGGTAGACCTCTGTAGAGACTTTGACAATAGTCGTCCAAGCGGATGcattaaagatatttttcaaacACACCTTGCTTTCTAGTGCTACAAGGAAAGCAAGACAGTCCGAGGTCCAAACACATTAAATGAAGTGAACCCACTAAAGAGAGGTTTAAAGTAGAAAGCAAACATTGTGCATAGTTTTACTCAAAATATCAGCGCCACACAAAAATcctaagaaacaaaaaaggaatttatgaaaaatgtataatttttggCAAACACTCTTTTACTATTCTGACTTGAATCTGCGGTCTGGATGCCAAATGGGCTCCTGGAAACGGTCTGAGTAGTACCTTGAAAGAAAACGGTTAATGTCACCTTAGGAACTGCGTAAGTGAAGTGAATAGAAAGGCCAGCATTGCATTTGTTTTTACTCTATTGTGCAGAAGGGCAAACACATTTATTTGGGCTCGTTCACCCTTCTGTGGTTTGTAAGGTACAGTAACCTTTTATACCCAGTTTTCTCCTACCGTGATGTCAACGTGAATCATGCCTCTTTTTACACTTGAAAGTATTCCCATTTGTACAATTAAGTATGTGGTCGCATTACTCTTATGCTATTACTATCAGTTTTGTCATCAACATGTGATAGCGTTATGAACCGTgtcacacatgaaaaaatggagGGATACGGAAATGGAAAACAAGAGTAGGACAGCTGAAAAAgccaaaatttatttctaaaactaaATGTTTTTTTGAGGGACAACTGGAATATTTCACAGTTTCTTCCACAGGCTTTGGGATGCTTAGATAAATAGGTATTCgagaaataaataatgtatgCCTTCCTAGCTTATCAACCATTTCATCCATGCTCTGAAAATATTAGTGTTCAAGATTGTAGTCACTTTCAATAATGCCCTATATTAAATCACTCTGTCTTGTTCATATTCCATGTCgtgctttttccattttcttcaagaTTGTGTAAACAACCGAATACTCTATTTATAGCTAAATTTCAAAACaacaatcttttaaatttatgacATTTCAACTGCTTTTCCTTTTACTAATGATTCGTACCTGTCTTTTGTGCActacctctttctttttcctttaagtttATTCTGTGGCTCTTTCATCGTTATTTCATAGtattcttttcctttatcatggAATGCgctgtttattttaataagatgTGCATTTAAAGCTATGATCTCCCTAAGAATACAACTGAGGCTTGTTCGTTGGGCTCCTGGAAAAAGTCTGAGAACTATCTTTTAATGTAAATAGTGTAATGGAATGGTTCAGCAGAGTAGAGTAAAAACATGTAGGTAATTTCTCCCTTCAACATGGGGTGCTTCCTTTAACTTCAAGAGGTATTGTAATTAACAGtcaccaatttggaaaacatgtGCAAAACAGACTTATGTCAACTACTCAGGAATTAGCACCCTGCTGTTGTTGAACTTCAAACCCTATCACATAATGTCTCAAGGCAGAAACCTGTAATATGTAACCTATGCTATGGTTAGAGGTGACTCTACTATATGAGTCTTCAACCTAATTACACGGAGTAGCTCGTGAAGACTGACAGGAGGGCAGGGGCCATGCTTAGCAGAAGCATCTTACACCCACCTTGAGCATCACTGACCTACATGCATTCTCCCTACTTCACTGGCCACAGAAACCTGATGATCTCTTGCCATTTTATCATTCAGTCATTCAAGGCTTCACTGAGGGAAGACTTTAAAACACAGTTATTCTTTAAGAGCCAGAGAATTcagaatttgacaaaatccaagaACACTCATACAGGACTCCATACAGGAAAACAAACATCAAGCAGAGTGCCCACTCATTTTCTTAGGAACCATGAATCTCAACTCAGACATTATAATTGGACGGAAGCTGACTGTTATGAAAAACAAATCATGAAAATCAGAATATCTTGGTCTTCTATCCAACAGGACCAGAGCATGTGGAAATCAGCAATGAAATGGATTTTAATCTATCTGATGTGCATCCATTCTTTTCAATGAGAGCAAGGATGCGTGTGGAATTTATACGATTCATCCAGAGTCTCACAAATTATGGTAGAGCTGGTACTAGAATCTGCTTCAGGGCTCAGCATACTTCACACAAACTCTTATTACAAATGCATTATGTATTTGCTAAAAgcagaaattagaaaagaatctgaaaatgttagctgtgggttacACACCACCCTAAGAAAATGCTGCCATGTTTGATGATTCAATATGGCTTTCACCCAATTTGTTTCTGTATCTCATAGTGTTTAAGTCTTGCAATCTGGCATTTGGGTCTGAACGGCGTTTCAAAGAAAGTTTGAATTTGCACTGTGTTTTGAAGACAGCAGTAATGTTATCCCTCTAATATCACAAGTATAATATTCTATAAATGAGTAAGCACATAACTTTGCATCTTGTTGGATAACATACCTGCTTCTGGCATTTTACAGTGTTCTCCTTTGGGTATAATCTTCACCTTGATGCCAGCACCCAAATCCAGATTTAACCCCGGTCTTTGACTCACGCAGCTCTTGCAGATCACCTTCCATGTCACGCACTTCAAAATACAAAGGATATCGATTTAAGCATTCTGACATGaaatataaataaggaaatgatGATATTCTTTTCCTTAGCGTTATGAAATAAAGCCtgagccgggcgtagtggctcatgcctgtaatctcagcactttgggaggccgatgtcgCTTGAACCCAACagctggaggtggcagtgagtcaagaccatgccACAGCAATCCAGACTGGCTGACAGATGACGCTCTgccacattaaaaagaaaaaggaagaaagaaagaaaagaaaaagaaaaaatctctgTCAGTTAGTGTGGTAATGAATGTCGTGCAAAGATGATACACCTTTGTTTCCCtgttttatgatattttattgttttctgagtcagggtctcactctttcgtccaggctggagtgctgtggcacaatcaagGCCCAGTGTGAGcccaacctctcaggctcaacagaacctcctgtctcagcctccgcaGTGGCTGAGCATATGGGTGCACCCCACCACCAAGGctaatttctctttgtttgttttgtttgagacaggacttctcagtgttgtccaggctggtcttcaactcctgggatcaagggatttgcccaactcagcctcccaaaattttgggattacagtcgtgagctcCTGGCCCAATGTCTTATTTTGAATACAATCTAAGAATAACTCACATTACACGTAAATTTCCCGCACTTTACCATTGTGTATTATGAACAGCAAGTGTCAACTATCTATGAAATCTGAAGTCAGCTGCACGAATGCCACTTTAATCATAAGTGAAACGTAATTTTCCGAAGAATTAGATCAATGTTTTGGTGGGCCTCTGACAAATTCTACAGTTGTGACACCCATCCCTTGTTGAGGTAACTTGGAAATTGTTTGGGTAGTTAATCAACGTTGTGGTATGCTTAGGATCAAGAACCTTATATGTAACTTTACAAAAATGAATCCCATTTAGAATAATATAccaaaagtaacagaaaaaatcATTGTCTTGCAGTGAGACTACAGAAAGTAGGCCCAAATTCAGTCAATGTTTAGCTTGAAAATGCTACCTGTTGGAGATACGTTTTCTGTTTCAGGATAATCTTAACCTACTTTGACTTTTGtaattatgaatgtatttaaacAACTGTTAAAACCCCCTTGAAATCACACTAATATAGCTCCCTGTATACCAGTGTCCGGAATTTTCCAACTTTTGTCCAATATACAGTCAAAAGCACCAATCAAAGGAAACAGTGGCTATCATTCATTGAGCTCTTTTCTGGAGTTAATGCCCTGCTTCACTGAACTGTTTTGTCCTGAGCCAATACTGAAGTACCTTACAGCACAGACACAATTGAGTGCTATACATGTTAGGCAAACTGctcactttttattattacaacaTGGATTGTAGGAAGAACACAAACCTTTGAACAAAATATGAATTCCTTCTCCATGAGTCAAGTGTTCTTTGCAAGCCtcaatctctgagcctcagttttcttatttatacaaTGGGGCTAACATCCCTTTGCAAAGGGGCCTTTTCCATGGTCTTATAAGTTCGGGTTACTTCACACTCTA encodes:
- the LOC139360632 gene encoding X antigen family member 1-like — translated: MESPKKKNQQLKVGILHLFRRQKKIRIELRSKCVTWKVICKSCVSQRPGLNLDLGAGIKVKIIPKGEHCKMPEAGEGQPQV